The sequence CCGCGACGGCCGGGAGGTCGCTCCGACCGCGCCCGGCCTGCCGGACCAGACGGCCCTGCCCGAGCGCGGCCCGGCCGCCGGCTTCGGCCCCGACCCGATCCAGGCCTTCCACCGGGTGGGCTGCATCGCCGACGCGGCGACCGTCCGGGAGCGGGAGGACGGCAGCTTCGAGGTCCTGGCGACCGGTACGACGCGGGTCCGTCTGCTCTCGGTCGACTCCTCGGGCCCGTTCCTGACCGCGGAGCTGGAAGAGCTCCCGGAGGACGCGGGCGACGGCGCGGGCGTGCTGGCCGAGGGGGTGCTGCGGGCCTTCCGCAACTACCAGAAGCGGCTGGCCGGGGCCCGTGAGCGGTCCCTGACGGGCGCGGAGCTGCCCGACGAGCCCTCGGTGGTCTCCTACCTGGTGGCAGCGGCGGCGGTGCTGGACATCCCGGCGAAGCAGCGGCTGCTCCAGGCCCCGGACACCGCGACGCGGCTGGCGGAGGAGCTGAAGCTGCTGCGCACGGAGACGGCGGTGATCCGTCACCTGCCGTCCTTGCCGGCGGTGGAACTGACCCGTGCCCCGACGAGCCCGAACTGAGCGCACACCGATGGCGAAGAAGTCCAAGCAGGCGGCAGGTACCCCGGCGATCGTCGCCCTGACGGCGGCGGGCGTCGCGTTCACCACGCACGCGTACGAGCACGACCCGGCCCATCCCTCGTACGGGGAGGAGGCGGCTCAGGCGCTCGGTGTCTCGCCCGCCCAGGTGTTCAAGACGCTGGTCGCGGACGTGGACGGCGTCCTGACGGTGGCGGTGGTCCCGGTCTCGGGATCGCTGGACCTCAAGGCCCTGGCGACGGCGGTCGGCGGCAAGCGGGCGGCGATGGCCGACCCGGCCCTGGCGGAGCGCACCACGGGCTACGTCCGCGGCGGCATCTCCCCGCTCGGCCAGCGCAAGCGCCTCCGTACGGTGATCGACAGCTCGGCCGCGGCGCACGCCACGATCTGCTGCTCGGCGGGCCGCCGAGGCCTGGAGATCGAACTGTCCCCGTCGGACCTGGCCACCCTCACGGCCGCCACCCTGGCCCCCATCGGCCGCCAGAATTAGCCCCGCCGGCGCTACTTCCAGCCCCGCCGGCGCTTCTTCCAGCCCCGCCGGCGTTTGAGGCGCGGGGTCCGGGGCGGAGCCCCGGGAAACGGAGAAAGGGCGGGGCGGGGCAGGCTCCGCGCAGCGGCCCACCCGTACCCCCCGGGAGGGTCAGGCGCGCGGGGGCTCCGGGGTCGAGCGGGCCGGGTCGGCGGACGTCGGCGCCTGGTAGGCCCCCGACCAGGCGAACACGGGCTCGGGATCCGGATCCCGCGGGGTCCACAGCGCGGTCATCCCGAGGTGCAGCAGCACGGCGGTCATCGGCCACGCCAGCAGCGCCCCGTGCGCGAGCAACTCCAGCGGCGCGTCGAAGGCGACCCCCTCGCCCGCCTTCTTCGCGGCGGCGACCAGGTCCGACGACGGCCCCAGCCACAGCCCGAACCGCCACCCCACGAGCGCCCCGAAGACGGACCCGACCGCGAGCCCGATCACCAGCGGCACGCC comes from Streptomyces virginiae and encodes:
- a CDS encoding LON peptidase substrate-binding domain-containing protein, which encodes MTTVRLPLFPLNSVLFPGLVIPLNIFEERYRAMMRELLKTGEDEPRRFAVVAIRDGREVAPTAPGLPDQTALPERGPAAGFGPDPIQAFHRVGCIADAATVREREDGSFEVLATGTTRVRLLSVDSSGPFLTAELEELPEDAGDGAGVLAEGVLRAFRNYQKRLAGARERSLTGAELPDEPSVVSYLVAAAAVLDIPAKQRLLQAPDTATRLAEELKLLRTETAVIRHLPSLPAVELTRAPTSPN
- the ybaK gene encoding Cys-tRNA(Pro) deacylase; this translates as MAKKSKQAAGTPAIVALTAAGVAFTTHAYEHDPAHPSYGEEAAQALGVSPAQVFKTLVADVDGVLTVAVVPVSGSLDLKALATAVGGKRAAMADPALAERTTGYVRGGISPLGQRKRLRTVIDSSAAAHATICCSAGRRGLEIELSPSDLATLTAATLAPIGRQN